In one window of Maniola hyperantus chromosome 18, iAphHyp1.2, whole genome shotgun sequence DNA:
- the LOC117990793 gene encoding uncharacterized protein, with protein MDSKNPHPPEIKEWSDIRCLKIASQDQFPAAVKDLKVQRNIISRYLNFYLGGKIQKGLNARDLTLAVVAIMPISSSSEEFIWPESEYGENGNLFFLTPHDKLKYDLSKVFEKRAVEKDPEDDNSNGEEVDNQADTDVDAYMNKEDITNNNSDTDHDSENEEETSSNKETTHETHDQRNGTSTSRPSSSKPVPSITALQWYRPKRPPINVTPSEETTYGPVENANFCTACNRLLEAWDHNVTARISLKYFFAMAALFVMRAKAKTFHNLTKYFSKRIFNNYFLRELNHYTPPHRGFLKKSWKAFRETDTRNQVMFAKLVITSLMHPTRLSNFEKQNIIKYAVLSHIAYFGMGIINMLQQLAIFTDSEFKILFKSLYSEETAASWNRVNDFFKKYLNKEAKQYTIHWAGVIESESVKQLSCSNNYELAVVIAVFVEKLTNNSGVWQSAWVGKGSRLDKCKQLGCKLYNDYQELSKEQTLFSDTEMLQKILGGIISSF; from the coding sequence ATGGATTCCAAAAATCCACACCCACCGGAAATCAAAGAATGGAGTGACATCAGATGTCTCAAGATAGCTTCACAAGACCAATTCCCGGCAGCTGTCAAAGACCTGAAGGTGCAGAGGAACATCATCAGCCGTTACCTTAATTTCTATTTGGGTGGAAAGATTCAAAAAGGGTTAAATGCTAGGGACCTTACACTAGCTGTGGTAGCCATTATGCCGATCTCCTCGAGCTCCGAAGAATTTATATGGCCTGAATCAGAATATGGTGAGAACggtaacttattttttttaacaccaCATGACAAATTAAAGTATGATCTAAGTAAAGTGTTTGAGAAGAGGGCCGTTGAAAAGGATCCAGAAGATGACAACTCGAACGGTGAAGAGGTTGATAATCAAGCAGATACAGATGTAGATGCTTATATGAACAAAGAGGATATTACCAACAATAATTCTGATACTGATCATGACTCAGAAAATGAAGAGGAAACTAGCTCTAATAAGGAAACTACACATGAAACCCATGACCAGAGAAATGGCACATCAACTAGCAGACCGTCTAGTTCTAAACCTGTACCGAGTATAACAGCTCTACAGTGGTACAGGCCGAAACGTCCTCCAATCAACGTCACACCCTCAGAGGAAACTACTTATGGTCCAGTCGAAAATGCTAACTTCTGTACTGCATGTAACAGACTCCTTGAGGCATGGGACCACAATGTGACAGCcagaatttctttaaaatatttctttgcgATGGCAGCTTTATTTGTAATGAGAGCCAAAGCGAAAACCTTTCATAACCTAACAAAGTATTTCTCtaaaagaatttttaacaaCTACTTTCTCAGAGAACTAAATCACTACACTCCTCCTCATAGAGGATTTTTGAAGAAAAGTTGGAAAGCCTTCCGGGAGACTGATACCAGGAATCAGGTAATGTTTGCGAAATTGGTGATAACTTCACTGATGCATCCTACAAGATTAAGTAACTTTGAAAAacagaatataataaaatatgctGTACTATCCCACATAGCTTATTTTGGAATGGGCATCATAAATATGTTGCAACAACTCGCTATTTTTACTGATTCtgaattcaaaattttatttaaatcattatATTCAGAGGAGACGGCCGCTTCTTGGAACAGAGTTAatgatttctttaaaaaatatttgaataaggAAGCTAAGCAATATACGATCCATTGGGCGGGTGTGATAGAGAGTGAGTCGGTAAAACAGTTGTCCTGCAGCAATAATTACGAGCTGGCCGTGGTGATTGCAGTATTTGTTGAGAAATTGACGAATAACTCAGGAGTATGGCAGTCAGCCTGGGTTGGCAAAGGAAGTCGCCTCGACAAGTGTAAACAGCTTGGATGCAAGTTGTACAATGATTATCAAGAACTAAGTAAAGAACAAACTCTTTTCAGTGATACTGAAATGTTACAAAAGATATTAGGAGGTATAATtagttcattttaa